From Vicia villosa cultivar HV-30 ecotype Madison, WI unplaced genomic scaffold, Vvil1.0 ctg.002007F_1_1, whole genome shotgun sequence, one genomic window encodes:
- the LOC131637459 gene encoding uncharacterized protein LOC131637459, whose protein sequence is MAAATQTEEEDYVPLKLVLNEERSKVLFAEAGKDFVDVLCSFLTFPLGTIARLVQKESNLEPVTVGCLNKLYQSVADLDKECLTKEIIKEMLLNPNYSLEDYCSTLKLNIDDTEPLKYYMCTSESFASPCDCKEMLTTSTACLDCKFRTTPVVILNKECNNGFVNDGATFIITDDLRVIPNSMDITTFVMLQNLGLKNTSSLKEMTVNVTKEKVLDLLKCSLVSKSTLTYLFLGIKPTLGRVSNNFSCGVEINDDIQITVKLVIRKTDGKILYAQGGHDFADFLISFLTFPLGGVARMFGGNFALGCIDVLYNSITTLDENMYFLTQEAKNRIVDPHLAPHFGLSKQILPICQARSWFYCHDDYYITCKSTYVSNFFGESMDRKTVWVESIVNNYVKGPRTYIVTDDLVVTECSPTSVLRLINHFETPLKDLKEKVINIGANECLSILKASLTSTSALTNGLGHLVV, encoded by the exons ATGGCTGCTGCTACTCAAACGGAGGAGGAGGACTATGTGCCACTCAAACTTGTGCTGAATGAAGAGAGGAGCAAAGTCTTATTTGCAGAAGCAGGCAAAGACTTTGTTGATGTTCTTTGTAGCTTCTTAACGTTTCCATTAGGAACTATCGCAAGACTTGTTCAAAAAGAGTCGAACTTGGAACCAGTTACAGTTGGTTGTTTGAACAAACTCTACCAGAGTGTGGCAGATCTTGACAAAGAGTGTCTGACAAAGgaaataattaaagaaatgtTATTGAATCCAAATTATTCACTGGAAGATTATTGCAGCACTCTTAAACTCAACATTGATGACACCGAGCCCCTAAAGTACTATATGTGTACTTCCGAAAGTTTTGCATCTCCTTGCGATTGCAAAGAAATGTTAACCACTTCCACGGCATGTCTTGATTGTAAGTTCCGTACGACCCCTGTCGTTATTCTCAATAAAGAATGCAATAATGGATTTGTTAATGATGGTGCAACTTTTATTATTACCGATGATTTAAGGGTCATACCAAACTCCATGGATATTACAACCTTTGTTATGCTTCAGAATTTGGGATTGAAAAACACAAGTTCACTTAAAGAAATGACCGTCAATGTCACAAAAGAGAAG GTACTTGATCTGCTGAAGTGCTCATTAGTTTCTAAGTCTACTCTCACGTATTTGTTTTTAGGAATCAAACCAACCCTTGGAAGGGTATCAAATAATTTTTCTTGTGGTGTTGAAATCAATGATGATATTCAAATCACAGTGAAGTTGGTTATAAGAAAAACAGATGGAAAGATATTATATGCTCAAGGGGGTCATGATTTTGCAGACTTTCTTATAAGTTTTCTCACATTTCCTTTGGGGGGAGTTGCACGTATGTTTGGAGGAAATTTTGCTCTAGGTTGTATTGATGTTCTATACAATAGCATAACTACTTTGGATGAAAACATGTATTTTTTGACACAAGAGGCTAAGAATAGGATTGTTGATCCTCATTTGGCCCCACATTTTGGACTAAGCAAGCAGATTTTACCAATTTGTCAGGCGCGTTCTTGGTTTTATTGTCACGACGACTATTATATAACCTGTAAAAGTACTTATGTTTCAAACTTTTTTGGTGAATCAATGGATAGGAAAACAGTTTGGGTTGAGAGTATTGTTAACAATTATGTTAAGGGACCAAGAACTTACATTGTCACAGATGACTTGGTTGTCACAGAATGTTCTCCAACTTCAGTTTTACGTTTAATCAACCATTTTGAAACTCCTCTTAAAGATTTGAAGGAAAAGGTTATCAACATTGGTGCTAATGAG TGTTTGAGCATATTGAAGGCATCTTTAACCTCGACATCAGCTCTAACAAATGGTCTTGGTCATTTG GTTGTTTAG